The region CCCCAGTTCCGACCACCGGCTGGTCTGGCTCGACCTCCGCGTCGGCCGATAGCCCGACCAGGTCGGCGGCCGCCGAAAGGCGAGCGGGTCCCTGGCGTACGCCGTGCGTCAGGGACCCGGATCCGCCCGGCGGCTCCCGGCGGCCGATAGTGGCTACGGCCGTTCGGGAACGCAGTTCTCGCTCGTCCGCGTGACCGTGTACTCGGCCTCGTCGTGGGTGATTTCCGACGGTGCACCGTCGAAGTGGGTCTCGACCTTGTCCCAGCCCCGGCGCTGTTCATAGTGCAGGTGCGGGGCACCGGAGTTGCCGGTGCTGCCGACCCGGCCGATCTGCTCGCCCATCTCGACTCGCTGACCGACCCGGACCGACGGTGGTTCCAGCAGGTGGAGGTACTGCGTCTCCCACCTGCCACCGTGGTCGATCTTCACCCAGTAACCGCCGCCGCGCCCGCGCGGGCCGTCCGGGTTGTCGGGGGTGCGGTCGCCCAGGGATCCGTTGATTCCCGCCTCGGTGACCGCGCCGGCGTAGGACGCGAGCACCGGGCGTCCCCAGGCCTCGCCCTCGGTGGGAAACAGGTCGACGTCGTAGTCGTCGTGGC is a window of Micromonospora sp. NBC_01699 DNA encoding:
- a CDS encoding M23 family metallopeptidase, with the translated sequence MTTGRPTSPRTRCRVRAVWAVFALGAVAAVLAVVVVVVTMLRPPGPRPLFQLPVPCGETWQLGTYPGHDDYDVDLFPTEGEAWGRPVLASYAGAVTEAGINGSLGDRTPDNPDGPRGRGGGYWVKIDHGGRWETQYLHLLEPPSVRVGQRVEMGEQIGRVGSTGNSGAPHLHYEQRRGWDKVETHFDGAPSEITHDEAEYTVTRTSENCVPERP